From a single Staphylococcus epidermidis genomic region:
- the secG gene encoding preprotein translocase subunit SecG translates to MHTLIIVLLIIDCIALVTVVLLQEGKSNGLSGAISGGAEQLFGKQKQRGVDLFLHRLTIILAILFFVLMFCISYLGM, encoded by the coding sequence ATGCATACATTAATCATCGTTTTATTAATTATAGATTGTATTGCATTAGTGACTGTTGTATTACTCCAAGAAGGTAAAAGTAATGGACTTTCAGGTGCTATTAGTGGTGGCGCTGAACAATTGTTTGGTAAACAAAAACAACGTGGCGTCGATTTATTCTTGCATAGATTAACAATAATTTTAGCTATTTTATTCTTTGTACTTATGTTTTGTATTAGTTACTTAGGTATGTAG
- the eno gene encoding surface-displayed alpha-enolase, which produces MPIITDVYAREVLDSRGNPTVEVEVLTESGAFGRALVPSGASTGEHEAVELRDGDKSRYLGKGVTKAVENVNEMIAPEIVEGEFSVLDQVSIDKMMIQLDGTHNKGKLGANAILGVSIAVARAAADLLGQPLYKYLGGFNGKQLPVPMMNIVNGGSHSDAPIAFQEFMILPVGAESFKESLRWGAEIFHNLKSILSERGLETAVGDEGGFAPRFEGTEDAVETIIKAIEKAGYKPGEDVFLGFDCASSEFYENGVYDYTKFEGEHGAKRSAAEQVDYLEELIGKYPIITIEDGMDENDWEGWKQLTDRIGDKVQLVGDDLFVTNTEILSKGIEQGIGNSILIKVNQIGTLTETFDAIEMAQKAGYTAVVSHRSGETEDTTIADIAVATNAGQIKTGSLSRTDRIAKYNQLLRIEDELYETAKFEGIKSFYNLDK; this is translated from the coding sequence GAAGTATTAACTGAAAGCGGTGCTTTCGGACGTGCATTAGTACCTTCTGGTGCTTCTACTGGTGAACATGAAGCAGTTGAATTACGTGATGGAGATAAATCACGTTATTTAGGTAAAGGTGTGACTAAAGCGGTAGAAAATGTTAACGAAATGATCGCACCAGAAATCGTTGAAGGTGAATTTTCAGTTTTAGATCAAGTATCTATTGATAAAATGATGATTCAATTAGACGGTACACACAACAAAGGTAAATTAGGTGCAAATGCCATTTTAGGTGTTTCTATTGCCGTAGCTCGTGCAGCTGCTGACTTATTAGGTCAACCATTATATAAATATTTAGGTGGATTTAATGGTAAACAATTGCCAGTACCTATGATGAATATTGTTAATGGTGGTTCTCACTCAGATGCACCAATTGCTTTCCAAGAGTTCATGATTTTACCTGTAGGTGCTGAGTCATTCAAAGAATCATTACGTTGGGGTGCAGAAATCTTCCATAACCTTAAATCAATCTTAAGTGAACGTGGTTTAGAAACTGCAGTAGGTGATGAAGGTGGTTTCGCTCCTAGATTTGAAGGCACTGAAGACGCTGTAGAAACTATTATTAAAGCTATCGAAAAAGCAGGATACAAACCAGGTGAAGATGTATTCTTAGGATTTGACTGTGCTTCTTCTGAATTCTATGAAAATGGTGTTTATGATTACACTAAATTCGAAGGTGAACACGGTGCTAAACGTAGTGCAGCAGAGCAAGTTGACTACTTAGAAGAATTAATTGGTAAATATCCAATCATCACTATTGAAGATGGTATGGATGAAAACGATTGGGAAGGTTGGAAACAATTAACTGATCGTATCGGTGATAAAGTTCAATTAGTTGGTGATGATTTATTCGTAACTAACACTGAAATTTTATCTAAAGGTATCGAACAAGGTATTGGTAACTCAATCTTAATCAAAGTAAACCAAATCGGTACATTAACTGAAACATTCGATGCTATTGAAATGGCTCAAAAAGCTGGATATACTGCGGTTGTATCTCACCGTTCTGGTGAAACTGAAGATACTACAATTGCTGATATCGCAGTTGCTACAAATGCAGGCCAAATTAAAACAGGTTCATTATCTAGAACTGACCGTATTGCTAAATACAATCAATTATTACGTATTGAAGATGAATTATACGAAACAGCTAAATTTGAAGGAATTAAATCTTTCTACAATTTAGATAAATAA